The window ATGTCCTCAACAGGAAGACAAACCCCGTGCTGACCAACCAACCGCGGGCGACGCTGAACAGTACTCAGCGAGAACGAGAGTCCAACACAGGTGTAAATAGCTGGACAAGGTTCCAAAACGTTCAACTTTGAAAACAAAGCTGAATATGGGCAGGCATTCTTGATCGAATATGTCATTTTCATATCATCTAATGAATCAAGGCATGACCTGGTCAAAACGTCAGAAGTATATATTTATGCATTTCTTGCAAGGGATTGTGCCCCCGGCGATCTCAATGATTAACTACCAACCCGAGAAGGGGTCGAGGAATCGGTCAGTCGATAGACTTGGACGAAAATCACACTGTCAATTAGAACCTTGAGCCATAAAATGGGATAATACAACCTTCATTTTCGGTACCATTGCCTGCTGTCCTGCTGTCCCAGCCGACCTAGTCATCCTCTCTTTGTATAACGCCgagaaaaacaaaacgcCTAATTAACCTGCCCTCCTGACGCCGTTGTGCAATGCATTTTTGTCATACCCCCTTGCAAGACGTTTGTTGATGACTACGCACGTCCATCATGCGACGCTTCCCGACTCGACTCGGTATCGAGGAATTTGACCTGGGGATGTTGATCACAGAAGCTTCTCCAATTCATCCAGCAGCTCTCCCAAGTCCTCGTCGCTGATCTTGTCCGCCAAGGAAGGAATCAAGGTCTTGCACTCATCGGCGGTATCGCAGCAAAGGGATCCTAGAGGGACAAGAGTCATCGTTAGCCAGTTGTAGAGGTCGCAGCGGACAAAACAGTCGTCGTCTGCCAGCCCAAAATGCGGATGCTGAAAATGCGAAACATACCAATCTGGGCCCTTTCGAATTTGCTCAATTCCTTGTGCGTGCTCAGCAGTCGCTCGACAGCCTCCACATTCTCCTTCGCCTTGAACCGAGCAAATGCATCGAGGTAGTCGAGTGTCTGGTTGAGCGCGTCCGTCTCGTTCCGGTCCTTGCGATCCTTTTTTCGTTTGGCCATGAGGGCGTTGATGACGAGTGACGCTTCCGACAGTGTCAGCGTGTCGACGTCCTGGAACTCGCCCAGTTTGAGAACAGcgcctgcttcttcttcaccggcCGGTGGGGGTTTTGCCCGCGAGGTAGGAGCGTGTTTCTGATCCGACATTGTTCAGTCTGTTATTCGGCT is drawn from Podospora pseudocomata strain CBS 415.72m chromosome 1 map unlocalized CBS415.72m_1, whole genome shotgun sequence and contains these coding sequences:
- a CDS encoding uncharacterized protein (COG:K; EggNog:ENOG503P3BX; BUSCO:EOG09264ZI5) — its product is MSDQKHAPTSRAKPPPAGEEEAGAVLKLGEFQDVDTLTLSEASLVINALMAKRKKDRKDRNETDALNQTLDYLDAFARFKAKENVEAVERLLSTHKELSKFERAQIGSLCCDTADECKTLIPSLADKISDEDLGELLDELEKLL